The following are encoded in a window of Ranitomeya variabilis isolate aRanVar5 chromosome 6, aRanVar5.hap1, whole genome shotgun sequence genomic DNA:
- the XIRP1 gene encoding xin actin-binding repeat-containing protein 1, producing the protein MADNIKKLSMDAVTEKKHEAELPLPPPPDTAHLSVTVPGTQEQSFMPPPPPKESFSKFYEQRQVNELKRLYRHMHPELRKNLEHAVSRDISELLTTDEPNQQASVSLDAVLPGEVQSMRWIFENWNLDAIGDHQCNQRLTEEESVLGGNVKNTSLMFQGQTSNGGKRSSSAPIREDQTKGDVKTALWLFETQPLQSLNKIFPEDADVQQAVLKDPVEKGDVSGTKILFETQSLDEVGRCNSIEEHSILQLKSEIQELKGEVNKTIKYFQTEPLCAIRDKTGNVHEIKSICREETQNNDVKTARWLFETQPLDTIHKDTSTIKVIRGISLEEIAKGGVNATKWIFETQPLDTIKENIVEGLFNPSEDAVQGIDVSKQCSIFEKQPLASINDNTDSKLAATEEILPGDVKSTLWLFETQPIEALKGSLEVGQLKKVELLNEEKGDVQQRKHVFETCSLDKIAKKEENSREQYVTSTEEIIKGDVKSFKNLFETLPHESNRNRQSVQVSSQDEIKIGNVKTNQALFESTPLYAIEDSLGNYHEVTSVSREQVICGDVKNYKWMFETRPLDQFSESIQKVDIIMGITKQEIMSGDVETARWMFETQPVDVIHPDNNVKNEQCTVQKEEPQKGDVAKCRWLFETQPIDMLYDKSEKKHEKEPAIQGDVNSYTWMFETQPLDSITDSKERHIKVSNASPDKLDVNVKTARHLFETEHLDSLSSTYEQKKMIRYSSRVEFQSGDVSRVKEIFESKPKVCAPLQNPKITVEENIPVGSVNKFTWLFENCPIDSMASHADGIQELPPEKDIEGGDVGGKKFIFETYSLDQIHNDSDEKEINKVQETFTRGDVKSCTMLFETKPLYAIQDKGGMYHEVKSVEKEEIQKGDVRGAKWLFETKPLDMIKRDEEVFVIRAVTQEDIEKGCVKAARWRFETEPLDSITDTEKCPSRTVDDVHKGDVQFNKQVFESQEANQRKYVRLVSVSDVQKGNVRTSTWLFENQPIDCLKGDDQEHRGIVKVQREDNQKGDVKRCTWLFESQPLDSLKDTESSVVPQATEVIPEANVKSATWLFERTPLDKFDFEHSSNMEQKKINVKDTLDALLSHNIIQHKGIVIENNNGGHVKMIKYQLATQTMTEIQKEEIVGGNLQRILLQLLHRTDVEAQGLLVEENSIGQIIATKFNLLNPVQSAEEEEESVRDDVAKALKILLNEDASTKTGIIMEESESGTVKIIIYALSIHCQFNMAQEDILKGNVKSTIGNLLACGKENKSKTSVTREKNEKGNVQLFTSCIEKGDLGYLKSLQAESELDALTNSQSESMKQEVTTKQCKQSTDESKAGSECVFVTSTPVFHPVQLHKSVKECAADETIRVPDAQKPLSGCSTEKRNISLSSAIESNTTVKKSTDTKQTSEEHDTSTMDKRFGAVGPNSNTLQNNSASSTDLQSALLDLRQATAEARTIQKQVQCKIQNNVQQIQVTNKEAESSVIQPVQAAFHQEHATVKQTASVTTTVKDKRTSYASLPTSTSSTKKVSVSEEDKDSCETKEITRAETSNIDAVPPKHVKNYLNPFNDCDYKAHILQEERDQDIVRGDVKAAIRALQNASKEQRETEKEEVIKGNLTSTLESLQKSNVNVSKGDFKAAMIYRNTGQSYAACKRNSDVQNRKDQDITKSIQPSDNNSPPSPAPVTEQERSQAANPSDIEATKDDLEKLNNLMTNTKDFSENACEDTVEKDANVSQATHKIQRQKPALPPKPKHLLPGVRPPPRPKNKASLTTPSSSASNSSTQSDQCGFKGTLEPANMTTLIQAPSNVLNACMYPSSNINPESEKEMLLHKEPKLCSQNYLITNQDKTCQEESVINLHQKKKEDILNECSASSDPNLTMYIMPEDHLRPISEQDINKQRLFENLHAEDTSLKQSVDLVQSRMNVSHTDNKSVVMRIKRKKESEDARRQRLSIHMDEIMKDNVKTATDIFENLKKQDELEKILKKVEELEENTSTVDVKSMRGLFQTVPDWVVNSKENASSLPKEQQSQKDETFQLQKEDSESVSSVELAYEDLERASAEIKHLKEQTLTKIFEIEETIKKALYAVSNLKSDSDIVSLSSLFRESLGTSTNTTSNIRKISIVSSKAKAEKPTQLFQEKNTEVANQEKTENKKSELDVATGVSSRLSPTSPSFITIESAARKTSQQNSSSLPSSLVSTQNGDVPQNLHNQGVGGKDQNGINPLECVDPFLQWSVCDNRQSLSSGSLSIPAVCEQNSNQPPSPNSQRQKSVLELKTGQEGPKLIGTTIVTEKYEESDQYGNKIVRSKTSTTVTKQSDTHSSSTFEFVSPPPRYEVTASPLLRRNVISSVDNSNNKGNETGVVFVTFGNSKPTQK; encoded by the coding sequence atGGCAGATAATATCAAGAAATTATCAATGGATGCTGTTACCGAAAAGAAACATGAGGCTGAACTACCTCTTCCCCCACCTCCCGATACAGCACATCTTTCTGTTACAGTACCAGGAACACAAGAGCAATCTTTCATGCCTCCGCCACCACCAAAAGAGTCATTTTCCAAGTTCTATGAACAGAGACAAGTAAATGAGCTAAAAAGACTATATCGCCATATGCATCCAGAGTTAAGAAAGAACTTGGAGCATGCTGTGTCCAGAGACATTTCCGAACTGTTAACCACTGATGAGCCAAATCAACAGGCTTCAGTTAGCCTAGATGCAGTTTTGCCAGGAGAGGTACAGTCCATGCGCTGGATCTTTGAAAATTGGAATTTGGATGCAATTGGAGATCACCAGTGTAACCAAAGACTGACTGAAGAAGAATCTGTACTTGGTGGCAATGTTAAAAACACGTCTTTGATGTTTCAGGGCCAGACTAGCAATGGTGGTAAAAGGTCCTCATCTGCCCCAATCAGAGAAGATCAAACTAAAGGAGACGTGAAGACAGCTTTGTGGTTATTTGAAACACAACCTCTTCAGTCATTAAATAAAATATTTCCTGAAGATGCCGATGTCCAGCAAGCAGTTTTAAAAGACCCAGTTGAAAAAGGTGATGTGAGTGGAACCAAAATTCTCTTTGAGACACAATCACTAGATGAAGTTGGTCGCTGTAACTCTATAGAAGAACACAGCATCCTTCAGCTTAAGTCTGAAATACAAGAACTGAAAGGAGAGGTGAATAAAACAATCAAATATTTTCAGACTGAGCCCTTGTGTGCAATAAGAGATAAAACTGGCAATGTTCATGAAATTAAATCTATTTGTAGGGAAGAAACTCAGAACAATGACGTCAAAACAGCCAGGTGGTTGTTTGAAACTCAACCTTTGGACACAATTCATAAGGATACATCTACAATTAAGGTTATTAGAGGAATATCATTAGAAGAGATAGCAAAAGGAGGTGTGAATGCAACCAAATGGATATTCGAAACTCAACCATTGGATACAATAAAAGAGAACATAGTAGAAGGACTATTTAATCCCTCTGAAGATGCTGTTCAAGGCATAGATGTGAGCAAGCAGTGCAGTATCTTTGAAAAGCAACCTCTTGCTTCCATAAATGATAACACCGATAGTAAATTAGCTGCCACAGAAGAAATATTGCCTGGAGATGTGAAGTCAACACTATGGCTTTTTGAAACACAACCAATAGAAGCACTAAAAGGCAGCTTAGAAGTTGGACAATTAAAAAAAGTTGAGCTACTAAATGAGGAAAAAGGAGATGTTCAGCAAAGGAAGCATGTTTTTGAGACATGTTCTCTAGACAAAATTGCCAAAAAAGAGGAGAATTCAAGAGAACAATATGTAACCAGCACAGAGGAAATTATAAAGGGAGATGTGAAATCTTTCAAAAACCTATTTGAAACACTTCCACACGAGAGTAATAGAAACCGGCAAAGTGTTCAAGTCTCCAGTCAGGATGAAATTAAGATAGGGAATGTGAAAACAAATCAAGCTTTGTTTGAAAGCACTCCACTTTATGCCATAGAAGATAGTTTAGGCAATTACCACGAAGTCACATCTGTCAGTCGGGAACAAGTTATATGTGGTGACGTTAAAAATTACAAGTGGATGTTTGAAACAAGACCATTGGATCAGTTTAGTGAAAGTATCCAAAAAGTAGATATCATTATGGGGATCACAAAACAAGaaattatgtctggtgatgtggaaACAGCAAGATGGATGTTTGAAACACAACCTGTTGACGTCATTCATCCAGATAACAATGTGAAAAATGAACAATGCACGGTCCAGAAGGAAGAACCACAAAAAGGTGATGTTGCCAAATgtcgatggctctttgagacccagcCTATTGACATGTTATATGACAAATCAGAGAAAAAACATGAGAAGGAACCTGCTATTCAAGGTGATGTTAACTCTTACACTTGGATGTTTGAAACTCAACCACTTGATTCTATCACAGACTCTAAAGAGCGTCATATAAAAGTAAGCAATGCTTCCCCAGACAAACTAGATGTTAATGTAAAAACAGCCAGGCATTTATTCGAAACTGAACATTTAGATAGTCTTTCTTCTACTTATGAACAGAAAAAAATGATAAGGTATTCTAGTCGTGTTGAATTCCAATCAGGTGACGTCTCCAGGGTGAAAGAGATTTTTGAGTCAAAGCCAAAAGTGTGTGCTCCATTACAAAACCCGAAAATTACTGTAGAAGAAAATATACCAGTCGGTTCAGTAAATAAATTCACATGGCTTTTTGAAAATTGTCCAATTGACTCTATGGCAAGTCATGCAGATGGGATTCAAGAATTACCTCCTGAAAAAGACATCGAAGGTGGAGATGTTGGAGGTAAAAAATTTATTTTTGAAACATATTCTTTAGATCAAATCCACAATGACTCTGATGAGAAAGAGATAAACAAGGTACAAGAAACATTTACAAGAGGAGATGTAAAGTCCTGTACTATGCTTTTTGAAACCAAGCCATTATATGCAATCCAGGACAAAGGAGGGATGTACCATGAAGTAAAATCAGTAGAAAAGGAAGAAATTCAAAAAGGAGATGTGAGGGGTGCAAAATGGCTATTCGAAACAAAACCACTTGACATGATCAAGAGGGATGAAGAAGTTTTTGTAATTAGAGCTGTTACACAAGAAGATATTGAAAAGGGCTGTGTCAAGGCTGCCAGGTGGAGGTTCGAGACGGAACCGTTGGATTCCATTACTGACACTGAAAAATGCCCATCTAGAACAGTTGATGATGTGCATAAGGGTGATGTCCAATTTAATAAGCAAGTCTTCGAATCACAAGAAGCCAACCAGAGGAAATATGTAAGACTAGTTAGTGTCAGTGATGTACAGAAGGGAAATGTTAGAACTTCTACTTGGCTCTTTGAAAACCAACCAATTGACTGCTTGAAAGGAGATGATCAAGAACATCGCGGTATTGTAAAAGTACAAAGAGAAGACAATCAAAAAGGTGACGTTAAGCGTTGTACATGGTTATTTGAATCTCAACCCTTAGACAGCCTGAAAGACACTGAAAGCTCAGTAGTCCCTCAAGCTACAGAAGTAATTCCCGAAGCCAATGTGAAAAGTGCAACCTGGCTTTTTGAAAGGACACCTTTAGATAAATTTGACTTTGAACACTCATCTAATatggaacagaaaaaaataaatgtaaaagacACGCTTGATGCGTTACTTTCCCATAATATAATTCAGCATAAAGGAATAGTCATTGAAAATAATAATGGTGGGCATGTGAAGATGATAAAATATCAGTTAGCGACACAGACAATGACGGAAATTCAAAAGGAAGAAATTGTTGGAGGTAACCTCCAAAGAATCCTGCTACAGCTTCTCCACCGAACTGATGTGGAAGCTCAGGGTCTATTGGTTGAAGAAAACAGCATCGGTCAAATCATTGCAACTAAATTCAATCTTCTGAACCCTGTCCAGTcagcagaagaggaggaagaaagtGTCAGAGATGATGTAGCCAAAGCTCTTAAAATTTTGCTAAATGAAGATGCTTCTACAAAAACTGGTATCATTATGGAGGAATCAGAAAGTGGTACAGTGAAAATTATTATTTATGCTCTGTCAATACACTGTCAATTTAACATGGCTCAGGAGGATATTCTCAAAGGAAATGTCAAATCCACAATTGGGAATCTCCTTGCATGTGGCAAAGAAAACAAATCAAAAACCTCAGTGACTCGGGAGAAGAACGAAAAAGGAAACGTCCAGTTGTTCACAAGTTGCATTGAAAAAGGTGATCTCGGATACTTAAAAAGTCTTCAGGCAGAATCAGAATTAGATGCTCTTACAAATTCTCAGAGTGAATCTATGAAGCAAGAGGTAACTACCAAGCAATGTAAGCAGTCAACTGATGAAAGCAAAGCAGGGTCAGAATGTGTGTTTGTTACATCTACTCCTGTGTTCCACCCTGTACAACTTCATAAGAGTGTGAAAGAATGTGCTGCGGATGAAACCATCAGAGTTCCAGATGCCCAGAAACCTTTATCTGGATGCAGCACAGAAAAAAGGAACATAAGTCTGAGTAGTGCTATAGAAAGCAATACGACAGTTAAGAAAAGCACAGACACTAAGCAAACATCAGAAGAACATGATACCTCTACGATGGATAAAAGGTTTGGTGCTGTGGGTCCTAACTCTAATACATTACAAAATAACAGTGCCAGTAGCACCGATCTACAATCTGCATTGCTGGATCTGAGACAGGCCACAGCTGAAGCTAGGACTATCCAAAAACAAGTTCAGTGCAAGATACAAAACAATGTCCAACAAATCCAAGTTACCAACAAAGAAGCAGAAAGCAGTGTCATCCAACCAGTCCAAGCAGCATTTCATCAAGAACATGCAACAGTAAAGCAAACGGCAAGCGTCACGACCACTGTTAAAGACAAACGGACATCCTATGCGAGTCTTCCCACATCTACTTCATCTACCAAAAAGGTCAGTGTTTCTGAGGAAGATAAAGATTCATGTGAGACTAAGGAAATCACTAGAGCAGAAACTAGTAACATTGATGCTGTGCCACCCAAACATGTGAAAAACTATTTAAATCCCTTTAATGATTGTGACTATAAGGCACACATACTACAAGAGGAAAGGGATCAAGATATTGTCAGGGGAGATGTAAAGGCAGCCATCAGAGCATTGCAGAATGCTTCAAAAGAGCAGAGAGAAACAGAAAAGGAAGAAGTTATAAAAGGTAATTTAACATCCACCCTTGAATCTCTCCAAAAGTCTAATGTAAATGTATCAAAGGGTGACTTTAAAGCTGCTATGATATAccgaaatacagggcaatcctatgCTGCATGTAAAAGGAATTCTGATGTTCAGAACAGAAAAGATCAGGATATTACAAAGTCAATACAACCATCTGATAATAACTCTCCTCCTTCTCCAGCTCCTGTGACTGAACAAGAAAGGTCCCAAGCTGCCAACCCAAGTGATATAGAAGCAACAAAAGATGACTTGGAAAAGCTGAATAATCTCATGACAAATACTAAAGATTTCAGTGAAAATGCCTGTGAAGATACAGTAGAAAAAGATGCTAATGTCTCTCAAGCTACCCATAAAATACAAAGACAAAAACCAGCACTGCCACCAAAACCTAAACACTTGTTACCAGGTGTACGCCCACCACCTAGACCCAAAAACAAGGCCTCCTTAACTACACCATCATCTTCAGCTTCTAACTCTTCAACTCAATCTGATCAATGTGGTTTTAAAGGTACACTAGAACCAGCCAACATGACAACGCTCATCCAAGCTCCAAGCAATGTACTAAATGCTTGCATGTATCCATCTTCAAATATAAATCCTGAATCTGAGAAGGAAATGCTCCTTCACAAAGAACCCAAATTATGCAGCCAAAACTATCTGATTACAAATCAAGATAAGACCTGCCAGGAAGAAAGTGTGATAAATCTTCATCAGAAAAAGAAAGAAGACATATTAAATGAATGCAGTGCTTCTTCAGATCCTAACCTGACAATGTATATAATGCCAGAAGACCATTTAAGACCAATTTCTGAACAAGATATAAACAAGCAGAGATTATTTGAAAATTTACATGCTGAAGACACGTCGTTAAAACAGTCGGTTGATTTGGTACAATCAAGAATGAATGTTAGTCATACTGATAACAAGAGTGTAGTCATGAGGATCAAGCGAAAAAAGGAATCAGAAGATGCAAGACGCCAACGATTATCAATTCATATGGATGAAATAATGAAGGACAATGTAAAGACGGCAACAGATATTTTTGAAAATTTGAAAAAACAAGACGAGTTGGAGAAGATTTTGAAAAAAGTAGAAGAATTAGAGGAAAACACCAGCACTGTTGATGTAAAATCCATGAGGGGATTGTTTCAAACTGTTCCAGATTGGGTAGTAAACTCAAAAGAAAATGCCTCTTCGCTTCCTAAGGAACAACAAAGTCAAAAGGACGAAACATTTCAGCTGCAGAAGGAAGATTCTGAAAGTGTCTCATCAGTGGAACTTGCTtatgaggaccttgaaagggcaagTGCAGAAATCAAACATTTAAAAGAGCAAACCCTGACAAAAATTTTTGAAATTGAAGAAACAATTAAGAAAGCACTTTATGCTGTTTCCAACTTAAAATCAGATTCAGACATTGTAAGTCTTTCAAGTCTATTCCGTGAATCTTTAGGAACATCTACCAACACTACGAGCAACATAAGAAAAATTAGTATTGTTTCTAGTAAAGCAAAAGCAGAAAAACCAACTCAACTTTTTCAAGAAAAGAATACAGAAGTTGCAAATCAAGAAAAAACAGAGAATAAAAAATCAGAACTGGATGTGGCTACTGGTGTCTCCAGCCGACTTTCTCCAACATCTCCTTCTTTCATTACCATAGAGTCTGCTGCCAGAAAGACTTCTCAGCAAAACAGTAGTTCCTTACCATCAAGCTTAGTTTCAACCCAGAATGGAGACGTGCCTCAAAATTTGCACAACCAAGGTGTTGGTGGTAAAGACCAGAATGGAATAAATCCTCTAGAGTGTGTAGATCCTTTTCTTCAGTGGAGTGTATGTGACAATAGACAATCATTGTCATCTGGATCACTCAGCATTCCAGCGGTTTGTGAACAAAACTCCAACCAGCCACCAAGTCCCAATTCTCAAAGACAAAAAAGTGTATTAGAGTTGAAAACTGGGCAAGAAGGTCCCAAACTAATTGGAACAACAATAGTTACTGAGAAATATGAAGAATCTGATCAATACGGCAACAAAATTGTGAGGTCCAAGACATCTACGACAGTTACTAAACAATCAGACACTCACAGTTCTTCAACATTTGAGTTTGTGTCTCCTCCTCCTCGTTATGAAGTGACTGCTTCTCCTCTTCTTAGAAGAAATGTCATCTCATCTGTAGACAACTCCAATAACAAAGGAAATGAAACCGGTGTGGTATTTGTTACTTTTGGTAATTCAAAACCAACACAAAAATGA